Proteins encoded by one window of Silvibacterium dinghuense:
- a CDS encoding formimidoylglutamate deiminase yields MIEPHSLYFEQALLPEGWAARVSLRMHEGRIVEVMRDVDPSSGDERHAIGIPGMPNVHSHAFQRGMAGLTETRGPAHDNFWTWREVMYRFVGRLGPGEFQAVAALAYMEMLESGFTHVGEFHYFHRPTHFSQTVPIDMIAAICAAASKTGIGLTLLPSFYAHSNCGGKAPLTGQRPFLLTLEEYSRLLDDTRKLAHRLAGAVVGVAPHSLRAVSPEELAVIVPLAQDGPIHIHAAEQTQEVEDCLRWSGQRPVEWLLEHAPVDERWCIIHAIHMTSQEITGLARSGAVAGLCPVTEANLGDGIFPTPSFLHDGRMGIGTDSNVLIGVADELRTLEYTQRLITRSRNVLCRGEGSSNGGTLYRSALSGGSQALGIGSGLAEGSFADIVSLDAKHPSLAGKKNDQILDSFLFSSSNRPVSCVWRAGCKVVSDGAHIERENILARYRDAIAKIV; encoded by the coding sequence ATGATAGAGCCGCATTCTCTTTACTTCGAGCAAGCGCTGCTTCCGGAAGGATGGGCAGCACGGGTTTCACTTCGCATGCACGAAGGGCGAATCGTCGAGGTCATGCGAGACGTCGATCCAAGTAGTGGTGACGAGCGGCATGCTATTGGAATTCCAGGCATGCCCAATGTCCACTCGCATGCTTTCCAGCGTGGGATGGCCGGGCTCACGGAGACGAGGGGACCGGCGCACGATAACTTCTGGACGTGGCGCGAGGTGATGTATCGATTCGTGGGACGGCTAGGTCCAGGGGAATTCCAAGCGGTCGCGGCCCTCGCGTACATGGAGATGCTGGAAAGTGGTTTTACCCATGTCGGGGAATTCCATTACTTCCACCGCCCAACCCATTTCAGTCAAACGGTGCCAATAGATATGATCGCGGCCATTTGTGCGGCCGCCTCCAAGACGGGCATTGGACTGACGCTTCTCCCTTCGTTCTATGCCCACTCAAATTGTGGAGGGAAAGCACCTCTAACGGGCCAGCGTCCTTTTCTGCTTACTCTGGAGGAATACAGCCGTTTACTGGATGACACGCGAAAGTTGGCGCATCGCTTAGCCGGTGCAGTCGTTGGCGTCGCTCCTCATTCTCTTCGTGCCGTATCTCCTGAAGAGCTCGCAGTCATCGTTCCACTTGCGCAAGATGGCCCCATTCATATTCATGCCGCCGAGCAGACGCAGGAGGTAGAGGACTGTCTCCGGTGGTCGGGGCAACGGCCTGTCGAATGGCTTCTTGAGCATGCACCGGTCGACGAGCGCTGGTGCATCATTCATGCCATCCACATGACGTCTCAAGAAATCACTGGGCTTGCCCGATCGGGAGCGGTTGCCGGACTTTGTCCGGTTACAGAGGCAAACCTGGGAGATGGCATATTCCCTACGCCATCTTTTTTGCATGATGGACGCATGGGTATAGGCACGGACTCAAATGTCTTGATCGGGGTTGCGGACGAGCTCAGAACGCTGGAGTACACGCAACGGCTGATAACCCGATCGAGGAATGTTCTCTGCCGCGGCGAAGGTTCTTCTAACGGCGGAACACTCTATCGATCAGCCTTGAGTGGTGGATCACAAGCGCTTGGTATTGGATCTGGCCTGGCAGAGGGTTCTTTCGCCGATATCGTGTCGCTCGATGCAAAACATCCTTCTTTAGCAGGTAAAAAGAACGATCAGATCCTCGACTCATTTCTCTTCTCGTCTTCGAATCGACCGGTAAGCTGTGTCTGGCGGGCGGGCTGCAAGGTGGTGAGTGATGGTGCGCATATCGAACGCGAGAACATCCTGGCTCGGTATCGCGATGCCATCGCTAAAATTGTCTGA
- a CDS encoding PadR family transcriptional regulator, with translation MSTKEEQEKIELLQGTLDLLILRTLQLGPLHGHAIAKAIEYRSDEVLQVEQGSLYPALHRLIKRRWISVEEGTSENNRRAKFYALTALGKKQLRIETSKWEKLAAAIAQILRPADEEGR, from the coding sequence ATGTCTACTAAAGAAGAACAAGAGAAGATTGAGCTGCTGCAAGGAACCCTGGACCTCCTGATTCTCAGGACCTTGCAACTCGGACCATTGCACGGCCACGCCATTGCGAAGGCGATCGAGTATCGCTCGGACGAAGTGCTTCAGGTTGAGCAGGGATCGCTCTATCCGGCTCTGCACCGGCTCATCAAGCGGAGATGGATCTCTGTCGAAGAGGGCACATCGGAGAACAACCGCCGCGCCAAGTTTTATGCGCTCACGGCACTTGGCAAGAAGCAGCTGAGAATTGAAACCAGCAAGTGGGAAAAACTGGCCGCGGCGATTGCTCAGATCCTCCGGCCGGCGGATGAGGAGGGCCGATGA
- the hutI gene encoding imidazolonepropionase produces the protein MASSCETVWRDARLLTMRDGRFGLIEDGVIACRARKILYAGPANRAPKFEAEKIVSCDGRLITPGLIDPHTHLIFGGSRAHEFELRRAGKSYREIAEAGGGIWSTVCATREASDAALLKSALVRLDSLIAEGVTTIEVKSGYGLSLEQELRLLRLGRQLEQERNVKISTTLLAAHVVPYEYKADPDRYVSLICDEIIPAAVTAGLVDAVDVFCESIAFSLAQSEMIFRRAREVGLPVKVHAEQLTTGHGAALAARFGALSADHLEYLDESGIQAMAANHTVATLLPGAFYFLRETQVPPVEALRKAGIPIALATDCNPGTSPLSSLLTVLNLAAVLFRMSAEECIAGVTCHAARALGLQDSHGSLEEGKVCDLAIWNVSNPAELVYNLGLNPLHTRVRAGHE, from the coding sequence ATGGCTTCCTCGTGTGAAACCGTCTGGCGCGATGCCCGCCTCCTGACCATGCGCGACGGACGATTCGGGTTGATCGAGGACGGTGTCATCGCATGCAGAGCCAGAAAGATTCTTTACGCCGGGCCAGCGAATAGAGCCCCAAAATTTGAAGCAGAAAAGATCGTTTCCTGTGATGGTCGGCTCATCACTCCCGGACTCATCGATCCCCACACTCATCTCATATTCGGCGGCTCCAGGGCTCACGAGTTCGAACTGAGACGTGCAGGAAAATCGTATCGGGAAATCGCCGAAGCCGGTGGCGGCATCTGGTCGACGGTCTGTGCAACACGCGAAGCGAGCGATGCTGCACTGCTGAAGTCTGCCCTGGTACGACTGGACTCCTTGATTGCCGAAGGCGTCACGACGATCGAGGTGAAATCCGGGTATGGACTTTCACTCGAGCAGGAACTGCGATTGCTTCGTCTTGGCCGTCAGCTTGAACAGGAGCGAAACGTAAAAATTTCTACGACACTGCTGGCTGCACACGTCGTCCCCTACGAGTACAAAGCAGACCCTGATCGATATGTCTCGCTGATCTGTGACGAGATCATTCCTGCTGCTGTCACAGCTGGACTTGTCGATGCGGTCGATGTCTTCTGCGAGTCGATTGCGTTTAGTCTCGCTCAGAGCGAGATGATCTTTCGACGAGCTCGTGAGGTTGGACTCCCCGTCAAAGTACATGCAGAACAACTCACGACGGGCCATGGTGCAGCCTTGGCTGCGCGGTTCGGCGCACTCTCGGCTGACCATTTGGAGTACCTCGACGAAAGCGGAATCCAGGCCATGGCTGCGAACCACACCGTGGCCACGCTTCTTCCTGGAGCTTTTTATTTCTTGCGTGAAACACAGGTGCCCCCGGTCGAAGCCTTGCGGAAGGCAGGCATTCCAATCGCCCTTGCAACGGACTGTAATCCTGGCACCTCTCCACTTTCTTCCCTCCTGACCGTCCTGAACCTGGCTGCTGTTCTCTTTCGCATGTCTGCCGAAGAGTGCATTGCCGGAGTAACGTGCCATGCAGCGCGAGCACTCGGATTGCAAGACTCCCATGGGTCGCTGGAGGAGGGTAAGGTCTGCGACCTCGCTATTTGGAATGTCTCCAACCCGGCAGAGCTTGTCTACAACCTTGGACTGAATCCACTGCATACCCGCGTGAGGGCCGGCCATGAATGA
- a CDS encoding UTRA domain-containing protein yields the protein MPIASISETIRSELESRILSGALSPGARIPVERELMEEYGCSRMTVNKAISSLVAAGLIERRKKAGSFVSRPIMHPTMLAIPDVQTDAVAKGQYYSFRLLRREVRTARKRNGIEAALGQNGQLLALSGIHIVDHQPLVTEERIISLASVPEIEDVDFTKVSPGTWLLQHIPWTQSETRLSSTAASMTEAPLLDIPFGAACFVVERKTWRETLPITYVRQVYNGSAFSLTGHFGVGSSR from the coding sequence ATGCCTATCGCCAGTATCTCCGAGACAATTCGGTCGGAGCTTGAGTCCCGTATCTTATCCGGAGCGCTGTCCCCGGGAGCGCGCATTCCCGTCGAGCGCGAACTGATGGAAGAGTATGGTTGCTCGCGGATGACAGTGAACAAGGCAATCTCTTCTTTGGTTGCTGCAGGGCTGATTGAGAGACGCAAGAAAGCGGGTTCTTTCGTTAGCCGTCCCATCATGCATCCGACGATGCTTGCCATCCCGGACGTGCAGACAGACGCTGTTGCAAAAGGGCAATATTATTCTTTTCGCCTGCTGCGGAGGGAGGTTCGAACTGCCCGGAAGCGCAATGGTATTGAAGCTGCATTGGGTCAGAACGGGCAGTTGCTCGCTTTGTCGGGGATTCATATCGTAGATCATCAACCTCTAGTAACAGAGGAACGGATCATCAGCCTCGCATCCGTTCCAGAGATTGAAGACGTGGATTTTACGAAGGTTTCACCGGGAACCTGGCTTCTCCAACATATTCCCTGGACTCAGTCGGAAACCAGATTGAGCTCCACCGCTGCCTCAATGACTGAAGCGCCGTTGCTGGATATTCCATTTGGGGCTGCATGCTTTGTGGTGGAGCGGAAAACCTGGCGCGAGACGCTGCCGATCACGTATGTCCGGCAGGTTTATAACGGTTCGGCGTTTAGCCTGACCGGACATTTCGGCGTTGGCTCCTCCCGATAG
- a CDS encoding ABC transporter permease has product MMRRKQMLKLLDEEILEHLERETQDNIDRGMPPESARYAALRKFGNVTRVKEQTHEVWSLTWLEQFLQDIRFGVRTLSHSPSLTIAAVLAIALGVGMNVGIFSVINGLALRLLPIPRAQEVLSISQVIQFHDHGTRFVHNNGGYFSWSEYRDYRDHNHTLSGIAAYEPYVEATLAGGSAHRIMGSLASCNYFDVLQEHPTLGRGFVEADCTARESNGVVVLSESMWRNQFAADPALIGKPIILNRTPFTVIGIARSGFIGTDLIPSDFWVPVTMQTALEPGENRLANDNMSWLALLGRMRPSSTLDEVRAELNVIAQRINRQYPGRTISLVIHTARFFSSPEERQVLIPVSSVILAAFALVLLIACTNVSNLLLARASMRQREMALRLSLGAGRGRLIRQLLTESLLLSLAGGVLGSIIACCLFPGLTRFVTSHLPSDFPVVSINVAPDLHVLMYALLLTVCTGIAFGLVPALHSTRTDLNGSMKSDGAYAVSGKRSSRLLLKTLVSSQVAVCMVLLLAAGLLLRGLYYAQTVDPGFEMNGVATSVLDLKSQGYDQPQATQFMMQFTERLRSIPGVTEVAQAESAPLAHDFSVDHFTLPGHSDQIPIEYNEVTPSYFSLLRMPIIRGRNFTSSETQSSPGVIVTESTARQLWPQQDPLGKVLREGNGHVHTVIGVVRDAQVSHLGESTSNYLYYPFSPEYDGHGSVLVRYAADFSDTARSMTTAAHAIDRNAAVDVTRLSDYLEVWRTPSRIVAGLASSLGALALLLCSIGVYGMVSFSVSRSIREIGIRLALGADKKAIMRHVLWQAMKPVLIGGAAGVILCSMISSVLASMMFGIGAHDPVAFVSVPCFLLGIAVLATLIPARRAMDVDPSITLRCE; this is encoded by the coding sequence ATGATGCGTCGCAAACAGATGTTGAAACTGCTCGATGAAGAGATTCTCGAACATCTCGAACGCGAGACACAGGACAACATCGATCGCGGCATGCCTCCAGAAAGTGCCCGTTATGCGGCTTTGCGCAAATTCGGCAATGTCACACGCGTTAAGGAGCAGACGCACGAGGTCTGGAGCCTGACATGGCTGGAACAGTTCCTGCAGGACATCCGCTTTGGTGTGCGCACCCTGAGTCATAGTCCCAGTCTCACGATTGCTGCCGTGCTGGCTATCGCTCTTGGTGTCGGAATGAACGTTGGGATTTTCTCCGTGATCAACGGACTGGCTCTCAGGCTGCTCCCCATTCCACGTGCTCAAGAAGTGCTGAGCATCAGCCAGGTTATCCAGTTTCACGATCACGGGACTCGCTTCGTACACAACAACGGAGGTTACTTTTCCTGGTCTGAATATCGTGACTACCGCGATCACAATCACACCTTATCCGGCATCGCGGCTTACGAGCCTTATGTGGAAGCGACACTGGCAGGCGGGAGTGCGCACCGGATCATGGGTTCCCTTGCTTCGTGCAATTATTTCGACGTGCTGCAGGAACACCCTACACTGGGGCGGGGCTTTGTCGAAGCCGACTGCACAGCACGGGAAAGCAACGGCGTCGTGGTGCTCAGTGAGTCAATGTGGCGCAATCAGTTCGCAGCAGACCCGGCACTTATCGGCAAGCCGATCATTCTCAATCGAACACCCTTTACCGTCATCGGCATTGCGCGCTCGGGGTTTATCGGTACGGATCTGATACCAAGTGATTTCTGGGTTCCTGTCACCATGCAGACTGCGCTTGAACCGGGGGAGAACCGTCTTGCAAATGACAACATGAGTTGGTTGGCGCTGCTTGGACGTATGCGCCCCAGCTCTACTCTCGACGAAGTGCGCGCCGAACTGAATGTCATCGCCCAGCGCATCAATCGCCAGTATCCGGGCAGAACGATCTCGCTCGTCATCCACACGGCACGGTTCTTTTCCAGTCCGGAAGAGCGTCAAGTCCTTATCCCGGTTTCGTCTGTCATCCTTGCAGCATTCGCTCTTGTGCTACTCATCGCTTGCACCAATGTCAGCAACCTTCTTCTGGCGCGCGCTTCGATGAGGCAGAGAGAAATGGCATTGCGCCTGTCTCTGGGAGCAGGCCGAGGCCGTCTCATCCGTCAACTGCTCACAGAGAGCCTGCTGCTTTCACTCGCCGGCGGCGTCCTCGGCTCGATCATCGCCTGCTGCCTGTTTCCGGGGCTCACGCGTTTTGTAACGAGTCATCTGCCGAGTGACTTTCCTGTGGTTTCCATCAATGTTGCGCCCGATTTGCATGTGCTCATGTATGCCCTTTTGCTCACAGTTTGCACGGGCATTGCATTCGGTCTGGTTCCAGCCCTGCATAGCACGCGCACCGATCTGAATGGCAGCATGAAGAGTGACGGCGCTTATGCGGTTTCAGGAAAAAGAAGCAGCCGGCTCCTTTTGAAAACGCTGGTCAGCTCGCAGGTGGCCGTCTGCATGGTGTTGCTATTGGCTGCGGGCTTGCTCTTGCGCGGACTCTACTATGCACAGACCGTCGATCCCGGTTTTGAGATGAACGGTGTGGCGACATCTGTCTTGGATCTAAAGTCTCAGGGATACGATCAGCCGCAGGCAACACAGTTCATGATGCAATTCACAGAGAGACTTCGCAGCATTCCTGGCGTCACCGAGGTTGCGCAGGCCGAGTCTGCGCCTCTGGCACACGACTTTAGTGTCGACCACTTCACTCTGCCCGGCCACTCGGATCAAATTCCGATCGAATACAACGAAGTAACGCCAAGCTACTTTTCTCTCTTAAGAATGCCCATCATACGCGGGCGTAATTTCACATCGTCAGAAACACAAAGCTCCCCCGGCGTCATTGTTACGGAATCGACGGCACGACAGCTCTGGCCGCAGCAGGACCCACTTGGCAAAGTTCTGCGGGAGGGGAACGGCCACGTGCATACCGTAATTGGCGTTGTGCGGGACGCACAGGTGTCACACCTGGGAGAGTCCACTTCAAACTATCTCTATTACCCGTTCAGTCCCGAATACGATGGACACGGCTCTGTGCTGGTTCGTTATGCCGCGGATTTCAGCGACACAGCAAGGAGCATGACCACGGCCGCGCATGCCATCGATAGAAATGCTGCTGTCGATGTCACGAGGTTGAGTGATTATCTTGAAGTCTGGCGCACACCTTCACGCATTGTCGCCGGTCTTGCCAGCAGCCTGGGCGCGTTGGCTCTTCTCCTGTGCTCCATCGGCGTATACGGTATGGTGTCCTTCAGTGTCAGCCGTTCCATACGGGAGATCGGTATTCGCCTGGCTCTCGGCGCGGACAAAAAAGCAATCATGCGGCATGTGCTTTGGCAGGCCATGAAACCGGTGCTTATCGGTGGAGCAGCAGGTGTGATTCTGTGCAGCATGATCTCAAGCGTGCTTGCCAGCATGATGTTTGGCATTGGGGCCCATGACCCCGTCGCATTTGTTTCCGTGCCGTGCTTTCTGCTTGGTATCGCCGTCCTAGCAACCCTCATCCCGGCACGCCGGGCCATGGATGTGGATCCTTCGATCACCTTGCGATGTGAGTGA